From Bacteroidota bacterium, a single genomic window includes:
- a CDS encoding flavin reductase, whose amino-acid sequence MASYSISDIASWERFYRANFINSLTGLKSVNLIGTVNEQGQTNLAIFSSIVHVGSNPALIGYINRPVKAAPHTIANIKATGIYTINHINPLIIQKAHQTSAKYEAGISEFEKVGLTSEFKKNIIAPFVKESSIKYALSLQEIIPIKLNDTFLVIGKVISIQIEKDIIAEDGFLHLDKANSICSNGVDAYYTAELIERYEYAKPDIEPQTIN is encoded by the coding sequence ATGGCATCATATAGCATTTCAGATATAGCATCATGGGAACGTTTTTACCGAGCAAATTTTATTAATAGTCTTACAGGATTAAAATCGGTTAATCTTATAGGAACTGTGAACGAACAAGGGCAAACTAACTTAGCGATATTTAGCAGTATTGTGCATGTGGGCTCCAATCCAGCTTTGATTGGATATATAAACAGACCCGTAAAAGCTGCACCGCACACCATAGCTAATATTAAGGCAACAGGAATTTATACCATCAATCATATTAATCCACTTATTATACAAAAGGCACATCAAACAAGTGCAAAATACGAAGCTGGTATTAGTGAATTTGAGAAGGTGGGATTAACTTCTGAATTCAAAAAAAATATTATAGCTCCATTTGTGAAAGAGAGCAGCATAAAATATGCATTATCATTACAGGAAATAATTCCGATAAAATTGAATGATACTTTTCTGGTAATTGGAAAAGTAATTTCTATACAAATTGAAAAAGACATTATAGCTGAAGATGGATTTCTTCATCTTGATAAAGCAAATTCTATTTGCAGCAATGGTGTTGATGCTTATTATACTGCTGAGTTAATTGAACGCTATGAATATGCTAAACCTGATATAGAACCACAAACAATAAATTAG